One genomic region from Jilunia laotingensis encodes:
- a CDS encoding aldo/keto reductase, with the protein MDKRKLGQLEVSPIGMGCMGFSHGYGQVPPETYAIEAIRKAYDYGCTHFDTAEAYGKEQFYAGHNEELVGKAVEPFRKEVVLATKFHIGELSKPDETNLYREVHRHLEDSMNRLRTDYIDLYYLHRINETVRLEDVATVMGRLVKEGLIRGWGLSQVSADQIRAAHEITPLSAVQNIYSMVERDCETEIFPVCLEKGIGVVPFSPIASGFLSGKVTSQEWFGFDDVRKFVPQLSKENIEGNQPILDLLHRFTVEKNATNAQISLAWMLHKYPNVVPIPGSKNQERILENLGAWNVTLSDDEFRQLQSALDECKVYGHRGCVETEQTSFGKQWSEGTDK; encoded by the coding sequence ATGGATAAAAGGAAATTAGGACAATTGGAAGTATCTCCGATAGGAATGGGATGTATGGGATTCAGCCACGGTTATGGACAAGTACCGCCCGAAACGTATGCCATAGAAGCCATCCGCAAGGCATACGACTACGGCTGCACGCATTTTGATACAGCGGAAGCCTATGGCAAAGAACAATTCTACGCTGGACATAACGAGGAGTTGGTGGGTAAGGCTGTGGAACCGTTCCGTAAGGAGGTGGTACTCGCCACCAAATTTCATATTGGTGAACTTTCGAAACCGGACGAGACGAATCTCTACCGGGAAGTACACCGGCATCTTGAAGATTCCATGAACAGACTTCGCACGGATTATATCGATCTGTATTACCTGCATCGCATCAATGAGACGGTCCGGCTTGAGGATGTGGCAACCGTCATGGGACGTCTTGTTAAGGAGGGACTGATACGTGGTTGGGGACTGTCGCAAGTATCGGCCGACCAGATACGAGCTGCGCATGAGATTACTCCTTTGTCTGCCGTCCAGAACATCTATTCGATGGTGGAACGCGATTGCGAAACGGAGATTTTTCCGGTATGTCTTGAAAAAGGAATTGGAGTCGTACCGTTCTCACCGATTGCAAGCGGATTCCTTTCAGGCAAGGTAACGTCACAGGAGTGGTTCGGCTTCGATGACGTGCGGAAATTCGTTCCCCAATTATCAAAAGAGAATATCGAGGGCAACCAGCCCATACTCGATTTGCTGCATCGGTTCACCGTGGAGAAAAATGCTACCAACGCCCAGATATCACTTGCGTGGATGCTCCATAAATATCCCAATGTCGTACCTATTCCCGGTTCCAAGAATCAGGAAAGAATTCTGGAGAATCTAGGGGCTTGGAATGTCACTCTTTCCGATGATGAATTTCGACAGTTACAATCAGCGTTGGATGAATGTAAGGTGTACGGACATCGCGGATGTGTGGAAACGGAACAGACGAGTTTCGGTAAACAATGGAGTGAAGGAACAGATAAGTGA
- the cas1b gene encoding type I-B CRISPR-associated endonuclease Cas1b: protein MKKTYYLFNPGQLERKDNTLKFTPVAEDGSGEECAGQSRYLPVEDVNEFYVFGSLRANSSLFNFLGQKDIAVHFFDYYENYTGSFMPKDSLLSGRMLLAQTSAYQNKKKRLFIAQKFIEAAAYNMLKNLQYYNRRGKDMEDMMELIKNYASKLSETTSVQELMGREGMIRQTYYDAFNLILNDYEMGNRTKQLPQNEVNALISFGNMMCYTLCLRAIHQTQLNPTISFLHTPGERRYSLALDIAEVFKPVIIDRVIFKVLNRKEIQEKHFDTKLNRCLLNQNGKKIFVKAIEDKLTETIKHRTLNRNVSFRHLVKLECYKLAKHVLEIEEYKPFKMYW, encoded by the coding sequence ATGAAGAAAACTTATTATTTATTCAATCCGGGACAACTTGAACGTAAAGACAATACTTTAAAATTCACACCAGTTGCTGAGGATGGCAGTGGTGAGGAATGTGCCGGTCAATCTCGTTATTTACCAGTTGAGGACGTAAATGAATTTTATGTATTTGGTTCATTACGTGCTAATAGTTCTTTGTTTAATTTCCTTGGACAAAAAGATATTGCAGTACATTTTTTTGACTATTATGAGAATTATACAGGTTCATTTATGCCTAAAGATTCTTTACTTTCTGGACGGATGTTGCTTGCTCAAACATCCGCTTATCAAAATAAAAAGAAAAGGCTGTTTATAGCTCAGAAATTTATAGAAGCAGCGGCATATAATATGTTAAAGAATCTTCAGTATTATAACCGTAGGGGGAAAGATATGGAAGATATGATGGAATTAATAAAAAATTATGCTTCCAAACTTTCTGAAACAACATCTGTACAAGAATTAATGGGTAGAGAAGGCATGATCCGCCAAACTTATTATGATGCATTTAATTTAATACTGAATGATTATGAGATGGGGAATCGTACGAAACAACTACCTCAGAATGAAGTGAATGCTTTGATTTCTTTTGGAAATATGATGTGTTATACCTTGTGTCTACGGGCTATTCATCAGACACAATTAAATCCTACAATTAGCTTTTTGCATACACCCGGAGAGAGACGTTATTCGTTAGCACTTGATATTGCAGAAGTTTTTAAGCCTGTTATCATTGACCGGGTGATTTTTAAAGTTTTGAATAGAAAAGAGATCCAAGAAAAACATTTTGATACAAAATTGAATCGTTGTTTGCTCAATCAAAATGGGAAGAAGATATTTGTAAAAGCCATTGAAGATAAACTTACTGAAACTATCAAACATCGTACTTTGAACCGTAATGTGAGTTTTCGTCATTTGGTAAAACTTGAATGCTATAAATTGGCAAAACATGTATTGGAAATTGAAGAATACAAACCTTTTAAAATGTATTGGTGA
- the cas2 gene encoding CRISPR-associated endonuclease Cas2 — MYVILVYDFGEKRVAKMLKLCRKYLNWIQNSVLEGEISEVRLKELLILAKGFMKEDEDSIIIFKGSKQYSFEKEIVGKERCRIDNFL; from the coding sequence ATGTATGTTATTTTAGTCTATGATTTTGGAGAAAAACGGGTTGCTAAGATGTTGAAGCTTTGTCGTAAGTATTTGAATTGGATACAAAATTCCGTTTTGGAAGGAGAAATATCCGAAGTCCGCTTAAAAGAGTTACTTATACTTGCCAAAGGGTTTATGAAAGAAGATGAAGATAGCATTATAATTTTTAAAGGTTCCAAACAATATTCTTTTGAAAAAGAAATTGTTGGAAAAGAGCGATGCCGTATAGATAATTTTTTGTAA
- a CDS encoding MATE family efflux transporter, whose translation MVNKYEARLSTERMLPLVFKMALPAVAAQFVNLLYNMVDRIYIGHIPGIGTEALAGVGVTTSIIILISSFSAIVGGGGAPLAAIALGQGDRVRAGKILGNGFILLILFTIFTSLTVYLFMEPILIFTGASERTLIYAVDYLSIYLIGTIFVEITTGLNTFINSQGRPAIAMCSVLIGAVLNIALDPIFIFGLNMGVKGAALATILSQACSALWVLAFLFSRRASLPLERKYMKLDRRVVISMFALGASPFIMSSTESLVGFVLNGNLKMFGDIYVSALTILQSAMQFGSVPLVGFAQGFVPIVSYNYGQGDKQRVKDCFRIVVTVMFSFNLLLMLFMILFPSTVASAFTSDTQLIDTVRWAMPVFLGGMTIFGLQRACQNMFVALGQAKISIFIALLRKVILLIPLAFILPYFMGVAGVYAAEAISDAAAAICCTLLFLWQFPKILRRMQRS comes from the coding sequence ATGGTAAATAAATATGAAGCACGGTTGAGTACAGAACGTATGCTACCGCTTGTTTTCAAAATGGCGCTTCCGGCAGTAGCGGCCCAGTTTGTAAACTTGCTTTATAATATGGTGGATCGTATTTATATCGGGCATATACCTGGTATTGGAACGGAGGCTTTGGCAGGGGTTGGTGTGACTACTTCAATTATAATTCTGATTTCTTCTTTTTCTGCTATTGTAGGTGGTGGTGGCGCACCTTTGGCTGCCATAGCTTTGGGACAGGGAGATCGGGTACGGGCAGGTAAAATATTAGGGAATGGTTTCATTTTACTAATTTTATTCACCATTTTCACTTCACTTACGGTGTATCTCTTTATGGAACCTATCCTGATCTTTACGGGTGCCTCTGAACGTACATTAATCTATGCAGTCGATTATCTTTCCATTTATCTGATCGGCACAATTTTTGTAGAAATAACCACCGGACTAAATACTTTCATCAATTCTCAAGGGCGTCCAGCGATTGCGATGTGTTCCGTTCTGATTGGTGCAGTATTGAACATTGCTCTTGACCCTATTTTTATTTTTGGGTTGAATATGGGAGTAAAAGGAGCAGCATTAGCAACCATACTTTCTCAAGCTTGCAGTGCTTTGTGGGTATTGGCATTCCTTTTCTCCCGGCGCGCCTCTTTACCATTGGAGAGGAAGTATATGAAATTAGACAGGAGAGTGGTGATTTCAATGTTCGCTTTAGGTGCTTCTCCTTTTATTATGTCCAGTACGGAAAGTCTGGTGGGTTTTGTTTTGAATGGCAACTTGAAAATGTTTGGAGATATCTATGTCAGTGCATTGACCATTTTACAAAGTGCTATGCAATTTGGAAGTGTACCATTAGTCGGATTTGCACAAGGATTCGTTCCGATAGTAAGCTATAATTATGGGCAGGGTGATAAACAGCGTGTGAAAGATTGTTTCCGTATCGTGGTGACAGTCATGTTCTCATTCAATTTATTACTGATGTTGTTTATGATTCTATTTCCATCTACGGTCGCTTCGGCTTTTACCAGCGATACCCAACTGATTGATACAGTCAGATGGGCAATGCCTGTATTCTTAGGTGGAATGACTATCTTTGGTTTGCAGCGAGCCTGTCAAAATATGTTTGTGGCTTTGGGACAGGCTAAGATCTCCATTTTTATCGCATTATTGAGAAAAGTAATACTATTAATTCCGTTAGCGTTTATATTGCCCTATTTTATGGGAGTAGCTGGGGTGTATGCAGCCGAAGCTATTTCCGATGCGGCTGCAGCCATTTGTTGCACATTGCTGTTTCTATGGCAATTCCCTAAAATACTGCGAAGGATGCAACGGTCTTAA
- a CDS encoding B12-binding domain-containing radical SAM protein: MKILWLDLNSSYAHSSLALPALHAQTATNESIEWEIVSATINENIGMVTNSIYHHQPNIIAATNWLFNHEQLLHILSRAKTLLPDCCIALGGPEFLGDNEAFLRKNSFVNCVFRGEGEEVFPKWIEIWDDSRKWNTITGLCYLDQSHNYQDNGIARVMDFAHLKAPEKSCFFNWSKPFVQLETTRGCFNTCAFCVSGGEKPVRTLSIDTIRERLILIHRKGIKNVRVLDRTFNYNNKRAKELLNLFLEFSPDICFHLEIHPALLSDELKQELARLPKGLLHLEAGIQSLKEAVLEKSRRIGRLADALNGLKYLCSLNNTVTHADLIAGLPLYHLPEIFDDVHTLAEYGAGEIQLESLKLLPGTEMRRRAEELGIRYSPLPPYEVLQTREITVDGLQTARFLSRLLDGYYNTPAWQSITRTLMLENKHFLSDFLNHLINIGLIDQPLSLERRGMILYDFCKKNYPDYQTKVSIAWIEAGMSLKKIPAEKVKTKRQLPPKNWTIIYGEYKESLRLCYLPMHQDEEQGFWFGYESEIQKAEPVFKAKS; this comes from the coding sequence ATGAAAATTCTTTGGCTCGATTTAAATAGCTCTTATGCACATTCTTCACTGGCACTCCCGGCTTTACATGCCCAGACAGCAACAAACGAATCTATCGAATGGGAAATCGTATCGGCTACGATCAATGAAAACATCGGAATGGTGACGAACAGCATTTATCACCATCAACCGAATATTATCGCTGCTACAAACTGGCTTTTCAATCATGAACAGTTATTACATATTCTATCAAGAGCCAAAACATTGCTTCCAGATTGCTGCATTGCATTGGGCGGACCGGAATTTCTTGGTGATAACGAAGCCTTTCTACGGAAAAACAGCTTTGTTAACTGCGTCTTTCGCGGAGAAGGCGAAGAAGTTTTTCCTAAATGGATAGAAATTTGGGACGATTCAAGAAAATGGAATACCATCACCGGGCTTTGTTATCTAGATCAATCTCATAATTATCAAGACAATGGCATTGCACGTGTCATGGATTTTGCCCATCTCAAGGCTCCGGAAAAGAGCTGTTTCTTCAACTGGAGCAAACCATTCGTGCAACTGGAAACAACGCGAGGTTGTTTTAATACCTGTGCATTTTGCGTGAGTGGTGGTGAAAAGCCGGTACGAACTTTATCTATAGATACTATCCGTGAACGTTTGATCCTAATTCACCGGAAAGGTATCAAAAATGTCCGTGTACTCGACCGGACTTTCAACTATAATAATAAACGAGCCAAAGAGTTACTCAATCTTTTCCTTGAATTTTCTCCCGACATCTGTTTTCATCTGGAGATACATCCGGCACTGCTCTCCGATGAATTGAAACAGGAATTGGCACGCCTGCCCAAAGGACTACTTCATCTGGAAGCTGGCATTCAGAGCTTAAAAGAAGCGGTACTGGAAAAAAGCCGAAGAATAGGACGGTTGGCTGACGCATTGAATGGCCTGAAATACCTATGCTCGTTGAACAATACAGTGACACATGCCGATCTCATAGCGGGATTACCACTGTATCATCTGCCTGAAATATTTGATGACGTACATACATTAGCCGAATATGGAGCTGGTGAAATACAGTTGGAATCATTAAAATTACTCCCCGGTACAGAGATGCGGAGAAGAGCGGAAGAGCTTGGTATCCGGTATTCTCCCCTTCCGCCTTACGAAGTATTGCAAACCAGAGAAATCACAGTAGATGGATTGCAAACAGCACGCTTTCTTTCAAGATTATTGGATGGTTATTACAACACTCCGGCCTGGCAATCGATCACAAGAACACTAATGCTGGAAAACAAGCACTTCTTGTCTGACTTCCTGAATCATCTAATAAATATAGGATTGATAGACCAGCCTTTAAGTCTGGAAAGAAGAGGGATGATATTATATGATTTCTGTAAGAAAAATTATCCGGACTATCAAACAAAGGTAAGTATTGCATGGATAGAAGCCGGAATGTCTTTAAAAAAGATCCCAGCAGAAAAAGTAAAAACAAAAAGACAACTTCCTCCCAAAAATTGGACTATCATCTATGGAGAATATAAGGAATCTTTAAGGTTATGTTATTTACCGATGCATCAAGATGAAGAACAAGGATTCTGGTTCGGGTATGAATCAGAAATACAAAAAGCAGAACCTGTCTTTAAGGCAAAAAGCTAA
- the cas4 gene encoding CRISPR-associated protein Cas4: MNLTGTHFNYYQVCKRKLWLFANGINMEYTSDLVYEGKLIHEESYPQRSSKYEEVELDGVKVDYYDTLHKIIHEIKKSDKVEAAHELQLKYYMYVFEKNGIEGISGVLEYPVLRKKDSVILSDIDREMIREIEFDIQRVVESMTCPPIEKKRICKNCSYFDFCFSGEEEI; this comes from the coding sequence ATGAATCTCACAGGTACTCATTTTAATTATTATCAAGTTTGCAAGCGTAAGTTATGGCTTTTTGCAAACGGTATCAATATGGAATATACATCTGATCTTGTATATGAAGGAAAACTGATTCACGAAGAATCTTATCCGCAACGCTCTTCAAAATATGAAGAAGTGGAATTGGATGGAGTCAAAGTCGATTATTATGATACTTTACATAAAATAATTCATGAGATAAAGAAATCGGATAAGGTGGAGGCTGCTCACGAATTACAGTTGAAATATTATATGTATGTTTTTGAAAAGAATGGCATTGAAGGAATTTCGGGAGTGTTAGAATATCCTGTGTTGAGAAAAAAAGATAGCGTGATTTTAAGTGATATAGATCGGGAAATGATTCGGGAAATAGAATTCGATATACAACGGGTCGTTGAATCCATGACTTGTCCGCCAATAGAGAAAAAACGAATATGCAAGAATTGTAGTTATTTTGATTTTTGTTTTAGTGGGGAGGAAGAAATATGA
- a CDS encoding aldo/keto reductase, which produces MEENNKMDISRRGFLKTAALAGAAMAMPSGLSKAFASETGQAEISGINTDTRIKGHRVLGTGKAAFEVSALGFGVMGMTYNRSQHPDKKQCIRLLHEAVERGVTLFDTAIIYGPLTNENLAGEALSEFKGRINVTTKFGHEVINGKGTGRQDSRPATIRRYCEESLHRLRLDSLPMFYQHRADPNTPAEEVAATIADLIKEGKVQRWGMCEVSAETIRKAHAVCPLTAIQSEYHLMHRLVEENGVLDVCQELGIGFVPYSPINRGFLGGCINEYTVFDVNNDNRQTLPRFQPEAMRANTRIVNALQAFGRTRGMTSAQVALGWLLQKAPWIVPIPGTTKLSHLEENLHTLDFNIGSGEWKELEDAVAAIPVVGDRYNAEQQRQVGR; this is translated from the coding sequence ATGGAAGAAAACAATAAAATGGATATCAGCCGTCGTGGATTTCTCAAAACGGCTGCATTGGCAGGAGCCGCAATGGCCATGCCTTCGGGATTGAGCAAAGCATTCGCTTCGGAAACAGGGCAAGCAGAAATATCAGGTATCAATACCGATACCCGTATTAAGGGACATCGTGTATTGGGTACGGGTAAGGCGGCCTTTGAGGTGTCGGCTCTCGGTTTCGGTGTGATGGGCATGACTTACAACCGCAGTCAACATCCCGATAAAAAACAATGTATCCGCCTGTTGCATGAAGCGGTAGAGCGTGGAGTAACGCTCTTCGACACAGCTATCATTTATGGACCGTTGACCAATGAGAACCTGGCAGGAGAAGCGCTGTCCGAGTTCAAAGGTCGGATCAACGTGACTACCAAATTCGGGCATGAAGTGATCAACGGCAAAGGAACCGGTCGTCAGGACAGCCGTCCGGCAACTATCCGTCGCTACTGCGAGGAGTCGCTTCACCGATTAAGACTCGATTCACTGCCGATGTTCTACCAGCACCGTGCCGACCCGAATACTCCGGCCGAGGAGGTAGCGGCTACCATTGCCGACTTGATCAAGGAAGGTAAAGTGCAACGCTGGGGTATGTGCGAGGTCAGTGCCGAAACAATCCGTAAAGCCCACGCTGTTTGCCCGTTGACAGCTATCCAAAGCGAGTACCATCTGATGCACCGTCTGGTGGAAGAGAATGGTGTTCTTGATGTATGTCAAGAGTTGGGTATCGGCTTTGTACCGTACAGTCCGATCAACCGTGGCTTTTTGGGAGGTTGTATCAACGAATATACGGTTTTCGATGTGAACAACGACAACCGCCAGACCTTGCCGCGCTTCCAGCCGGAAGCGATGCGTGCGAATACCCGCATTGTAAATGCACTGCAAGCTTTCGGGCGTACACGAGGTATGACCTCGGCACAGGTGGCTCTTGGCTGGCTACTCCAAAAGGCACCGTGGATCGTACCGATTCCGGGAACGACAAAATTGTCACATCTGGAGGAGAACCTGCACACACTCGACTTCAACATCGGCTCCGGGGAGTGGAAAGAACTGGAGGACGCTGTGGCTGCCATTCCCGTTGTGGGAGACCGGTACAATGCCGAACAGCAACGTCAGGTAGGCCGATAA
- a CDS encoding SDR family NAD(P)-dependent oxidoreductase has translation METIKGKVVMVTGAAAGIGLASAEAFAKAGATVVLVDINEPKEQVEKLVSEGYRAVAYRCDVSDTQAVKEMIDWIVATYGRLDAALNNAGIQTPQRPMTEITDEEFDRTVAVDLKGVWNCMRYEIIQMLKQGSGAIVNTSSQGGVTGFPGQAAYIACKHAVIGLTRTAAIDYSAKGIRINAVCPGVIRTPMAEELIRRNPDLEKELVRDIPAGRLGKPEEIANAVLWLCSPQASFVDGHALLVDGAFSIH, from the coding sequence ATGGAAACAATAAAAGGAAAAGTAGTAATGGTAACGGGGGCAGCGGCAGGTATCGGGCTGGCCTCGGCCGAAGCATTTGCAAAAGCGGGGGCAACCGTAGTATTGGTGGACATCAATGAGCCGAAAGAACAAGTCGAGAAGTTGGTTTCAGAAGGGTATAGAGCCGTGGCATATCGCTGCGACGTGTCCGACACGCAGGCTGTAAAGGAGATGATCGACTGGATCGTTGCAACTTACGGCAGGCTGGACGCTGCATTGAACAATGCCGGGATACAGACCCCGCAACGACCAATGACCGAGATTACCGACGAGGAATTCGATCGCACGGTAGCTGTCGATCTGAAAGGTGTATGGAACTGTATGCGTTACGAGATTATCCAGATGCTGAAACAAGGTAGTGGCGCTATTGTCAATACCTCGTCGCAAGGTGGTGTTACGGGGTTCCCCGGACAAGCGGCCTATATCGCCTGTAAACATGCGGTGATCGGTCTGACCCGCACGGCTGCCATCGACTACTCGGCAAAAGGAATCCGTATCAATGCCGTCTGTCCGGGTGTGATCCGAACACCTATGGCTGAAGAACTGATACGGCGTAATCCTGATCTGGAAAAGGAACTGGTCCGCGATATTCCTGCCGGAAGGCTCGGTAAACCGGAAGAGATAGCCAATGCCGTATTGTGGCTTTGCTCACCGCAGGCAAGTTTCGTAGACGGGCACGCCCTTTTAGTGGACGGGGCATTTTCCATTCATTAA
- the cas3 gene encoding CRISPR-associated helicase Cas3' translates to MSKYDHILAKSPEKGGTTLKVHLESVAFFAVIAARYAGVDPEVAKLGALLHDIGKASPLFQKRFGKGVKAPDGFSFRHEVASLFFLNLVDRELWPMIIDMVVAHHKSIYNDSARNGILDMDEGNGEDILDYHLTDFSLWSIDALGILNELDFPNISPDTHISEADARAAYEFVLEHCRKKTRGWSVWRGLLMGADHFVSATEGQKGELPDLFTIPDVTYYKDRQNKLYPLSLIVSDLKKRHTFVKAPTGSGKTDFLLKRCQGRIFYTLPFQASINAMYERIKRDLGNSVKDIRPLHSTSRLAIEDGNVIEKAIQDKFGAAIKILTPHQLASISMGTKGYESILFDLQGCDIILDEIHTYSDMIQSIVLEMVRVLNHVGCRIHIGTATMPSDLEKAILDILGIEQVQYVELPVPVLESFNRHIIHKAPSFTALLPVLQQAVAEEQKILIVCNRVAHAQDVFERIEELYPDIDKMLIHSRFKRGDRNRLEKELMEVYNKSSHACIVVSTQVVEVSLDISFDMMITETAPIDALIQRFGRVNRIRKENPTSKPIYVIAPSDNERDSLPYSHEVLLRSYDVLPDGALLREAELQSLINQVYREIEMINIGLDAILVNGKWRLGELRHLSKSALIDSIDIDSAVCITQEDEERYREATPEEQILMEIPVRYSSLKWKKLKQLRNFRSDPFIIPDVAYSIERGLDISKVGAEYYDTNYQFL, encoded by the coding sequence ATGAGTAAATATGATCATATTCTGGCAAAGAGTCCTGAAAAGGGAGGAACCACTTTGAAAGTTCATCTTGAATCTGTAGCCTTTTTTGCCGTTATTGCTGCACGATATGCAGGGGTTGACCCTGAAGTTGCCAAATTGGGAGCCTTATTGCATGATATAGGTAAGGCAAGTCCATTATTTCAGAAACGATTTGGAAAAGGGGTGAAGGCTCCGGATGGGTTTAGTTTTAGACATGAAGTAGCATCCTTATTCTTTTTGAATTTGGTAGATAGGGAGTTATGGCCGATGATAATTGATATGGTGGTTGCTCATCATAAATCTATCTATAATGATTCTGCTCGAAACGGTATTCTGGACATGGATGAGGGTAATGGTGAAGATATTTTAGATTATCATCTAACAGATTTTTCTTTATGGAGTATAGATGCATTGGGAATTCTAAATGAATTAGATTTTCCAAATATCTCACCGGATACACATATAAGCGAAGCAGATGCACGTGCAGCTTATGAATTTGTACTGGAACATTGTAGGAAAAAGACGAGAGGCTGGTCTGTTTGGAGAGGATTATTGATGGGAGCTGATCATTTTGTTTCGGCTACCGAAGGTCAAAAAGGAGAACTTCCGGATCTGTTTACTATTCCAGATGTGACTTATTATAAAGACAGGCAAAATAAACTATATCCTTTATCTTTGATAGTGTCCGATCTTAAAAAGAGGCATACATTTGTAAAAGCTCCTACGGGTTCCGGAAAAACTGATTTCTTATTAAAGCGTTGTCAGGGTCGCATCTTTTATACATTACCTTTTCAAGCCTCTATCAATGCGATGTATGAACGTATTAAAAGAGATTTGGGCAATAGTGTGAAGGATATTCGTCCATTACATTCCACTTCACGTTTAGCTATTGAAGACGGAAATGTAATAGAGAAAGCTATACAAGATAAATTCGGTGCTGCTATAAAAATACTGACTCCTCATCAGTTGGCATCTATTTCAATGGGGACAAAAGGGTATGAGTCAATTTTATTTGATTTGCAAGGATGTGATATTATTTTGGACGAGATACACACGTACTCAGATATGATCCAGTCTATTGTATTGGAGATGGTCAGAGTTTTGAACCATGTCGGTTGCAGGATTCATATTGGTACGGCAACGATGCCATCTGATTTAGAGAAAGCTATTCTTGATATTTTAGGAATTGAACAGGTGCAATACGTTGAATTGCCAGTACCTGTATTGGAATCATTCAATCGCCATATCATTCATAAAGCACCCTCATTTACAGCATTACTTCCTGTATTGCAGCAGGCGGTTGCGGAAGAACAAAAGATACTTATTGTATGTAATCGTGTGGCTCATGCTCAAGATGTCTTTGAACGAATAGAGGAATTGTATCCGGATATTGACAAAATGTTGATTCATAGCCGTTTTAAACGGGGAGATAGAAATCGTCTTGAAAAAGAATTGATGGAAGTTTATAATAAGAGTTCTCATGCTTGTATAGTTGTTTCCACACAAGTCGTGGAAGTGAGTCTGGATATTAGTTTTGACATGATGATTACTGAAACAGCTCCAATTGATGCCCTGATTCAACGTTTTGGTCGGGTCAACCGGATAAGGAAGGAGAATCCAACCAGTAAACCTATCTATGTGATTGCCCCTTCAGATAATGAAAGGGATAGTTTGCCATATTCTCACGAAGTTTTATTACGAAGTTATGACGTACTGCCGGATGGTGCTTTGCTGAGAGAAGCAGAATTGCAATCTCTGATAAATCAAGTTTACCGTGAGATTGAAATGATAAATATTGGCCTTGATGCAATTTTGGTAAATGGTAAGTGGAGATTGGGAGAATTAAGACATCTTTCTAAATCGGCTTTAATAGATAGTATTGATATTGATTCCGCGGTATGTATCACTCAGGAAGATGAAGAACGTTATAGGGAAGCTACTCCCGAAGAACAGATTTTAATGGAGATTCCGGTAAGATATAGTTCCTTAAAATGGAAAAAATTGAAACAGTTAAGAAATTTCAGATCAGATCCTTTTATAATTCCGGATGTAGCTTATTCAATCGAAAGAGGACTTGATATCTCGAAAGTAGGAGCAGAATATTATGATACAAATTATCAATTTTTATAG